A DNA window from Haloactinospora alba contains the following coding sequences:
- a CDS encoding adenylyltransferase/cytidyltransferase family protein, with amino-acid sequence MTSPDPLDITTPALGFQWLFPPESHASPAVATGVFDVLHVGHVRFLSAVREAGHPLVVGVEDDERVTAWKGEGRPVNPAAERAEMLSALRCVDGVLCISGPADVADWKAYTELLRPLAPAALAFTEGDPHADAKRRGAEALQAEVWEFPLTQGRSTTGALGRLTRSS; translated from the coding sequence ATGACGAGTCCCGATCCGCTGGACATAACCACTCCCGCACTGGGTTTCCAGTGGCTTTTCCCACCGGAGTCACACGCGAGTCCGGCTGTCGCCACCGGCGTGTTCGACGTCCTGCACGTGGGCCATGTGCGTTTTCTCTCCGCCGTCCGCGAGGCTGGCCACCCCCTCGTCGTCGGTGTGGAGGACGACGAGCGTGTGACCGCGTGGAAGGGGGAGGGCCGGCCGGTCAATCCCGCCGCAGAACGCGCTGAGATGCTCAGTGCGCTTCGCTGCGTCGACGGGGTGTTGTGCATATCCGGCCCCGCTGACGTCGCCGACTGGAAAGCCTACACAGAGCTGTTGCGCCCACTGGCCCCCGCGGCTCTGGCGTTCACCGAGGGCGACCCGCACGCGGACGCCAAACGGCGCGGTGCCGAGGCGCTGCAGGCCGAGGTGTGGGAGTTCCCACTCACCCAGGGGCGTTCCACCACCGGGGCCCTGGGCAGGCTCACCCGTTCCTCCTGA
- a CDS encoding ABC transporter ATP-binding protein yields the protein MTGGPPVYRALVNDGSAKGASLSPGILRRISGYARPYWRAIALFLLATSVSSAIVVASPLLLKSIIDRGVAQENTTLVTWLALGVGVLALLEAALGLTSRWLSARIGEGVIYLLRTEVFRHVQRMPLAFFTRTQTGSLTSRLNTDVVGAQRAVTSVLQSVVSNVISAVAVIITMLALSWKITLLALLLIPIFILPAKLIGRKVARISRTGMNMDAEMSSLMTERFNVGGATLVKLYGRPEEEAQRFSERAARVRDIGVAQAVFGGLLFTLIGLITSLATAVVYGVGGHLVIGGAFQLGTLVALTTLLARLYGPITALSNVHVEIMTALVSFDRVFEVLDLKPMIEERPDARDVPEGPLGVEFDGVSFRYPTAGESSLASLELTPDAEGTADSDVLRGISLTAAPGQLVALVGPSGAGKTTLTHLVSRLYDPTEGTVRIGGLDLREARTQSLRDTVGVVTQDPHLFHDTVGENLRYARPEATDAELLEAMRAAQLEPLLESLPDGLQTMVGDRGYRLSGGEKQRLAIARLLLKSPSVVVLDEATAHLDSESEAAVQEALRTALSGRTSLVIAHRLATVREADRILVLEEGRIVERGTHEELLGQGGLYTALYRTQFAAQEEPSA from the coding sequence ATGACCGGCGGGCCACCCGTGTACCGGGCTCTGGTCAACGACGGCAGCGCCAAGGGGGCGAGCCTCTCCCCCGGCATACTGCGCCGCATCAGCGGATACGCCCGACCCTACTGGCGGGCGATCGCGCTGTTCCTCCTGGCGACATCCGTCAGTTCCGCGATCGTCGTCGCCAGCCCCCTCCTGCTGAAGTCCATCATCGACCGCGGTGTCGCCCAGGAGAACACCACGCTGGTGACGTGGTTGGCGCTGGGGGTGGGAGTGCTCGCGCTCCTGGAGGCCGCGCTGGGCCTGACGAGCCGCTGGCTGTCGGCGCGCATCGGTGAGGGGGTCATCTACCTGCTGCGCACCGAGGTCTTCCGCCACGTGCAACGCATGCCGCTGGCGTTCTTCACCCGCACCCAGACCGGTTCGCTCACCAGCCGGCTGAACACCGACGTCGTCGGTGCGCAGCGAGCGGTCACCTCGGTACTGCAGTCGGTGGTCTCCAACGTCATCAGCGCCGTCGCCGTCATCATCACCATGCTGGCGCTGTCCTGGAAGATCACCCTGCTCGCGCTGCTGCTGATCCCGATCTTCATCCTCCCCGCCAAGCTCATCGGCCGTAAGGTCGCCAGGATCTCGCGTACCGGAATGAACATGGACGCCGAGATGAGCTCGCTCATGACCGAACGGTTCAACGTCGGCGGCGCGACGCTGGTGAAGCTCTACGGTCGCCCCGAGGAGGAGGCGCAGCGGTTCTCCGAACGCGCGGCCCGGGTGCGGGACATCGGTGTGGCGCAGGCGGTGTTCGGCGGTCTGCTGTTCACCCTCATCGGGCTCATCACCTCCCTGGCGACGGCCGTGGTCTACGGGGTCGGCGGCCATCTCGTCATCGGCGGGGCGTTCCAGCTCGGCACCCTGGTGGCGCTGACGACCCTGTTGGCGCGTCTCTACGGCCCGATCACCGCCCTGTCCAACGTGCACGTGGAGATCATGACCGCGCTGGTCAGCTTCGACCGGGTGTTCGAGGTCCTGGACCTCAAGCCGATGATCGAGGAGCGCCCCGACGCGCGGGACGTCCCCGAGGGGCCGCTGGGTGTGGAGTTCGACGGCGTCTCGTTCCGTTACCCCACCGCCGGTGAGTCCTCGCTGGCGTCGCTGGAGCTGACCCCGGACGCCGAGGGAACCGCGGACAGCGACGTCCTCCGCGGGATCTCGCTCACCGCCGCCCCCGGACAGCTCGTGGCGCTGGTGGGACCGTCCGGGGCGGGGAAGACGACCCTGACCCACCTCGTGTCGCGGCTGTACGACCCGACCGAGGGAACGGTGCGTATCGGCGGGTTGGACCTACGGGAGGCCCGGACGCAGTCGTTGCGCGACACGGTCGGGGTCGTCACCCAGGACCCGCACCTGTTCCACGACACCGTGGGCGAGAACCTCCGCTACGCCCGCCCCGAAGCCACGGACGCCGAACTGCTCGAGGCCATGCGGGCCGCCCAGCTCGAACCGCTCCTGGAAAGCCTGCCGGACGGGTTACAGACGATGGTGGGAGACCGCGGCTACCGGTTGTCCGGCGGGGAAAAGCAACGGCTCGCGATCGCCCGGCTGCTGCTGAAGTCCCCCTCGGTGGTGGTTCTGGACGAGGCCACCGCGCACCTGGACTCGGAGTCCGAGGCGGCCGTACAGGAGGCGCTGCGCACCGCGCTCAGCGGACGGACCTCGCTGGTGATCGCCCACCGGTTGGCGACCGTGCGCGAGGCCGACCGGATCCTCGTGCTGGAGGAGGGGCGCATCGTGGAACGCGGCACCCACGAGGAGCTGTTGGGGCAGGGCGGCCTGTACACGGCCCTGTACCGCACACAGTTCGCCGCCCAGGAGGAGCCCAGCGCCTGA
- a CDS encoding TetR/AcrR family transcriptional regulator, whose protein sequence is MRSLGLRERKKLATRKTLQRETVRLVVEHGLDHVTVEDVAAAADVSERTFFNYFSSKEEALVGDGPPRPLEEARETFVGGGPTGELTEDLKRLLISPLEDESDIGPFFEDLRLRMRLIELEPQLVPKLKAAFAAGEQEISETLAERLGDDPGDIRPQILAEVGMTAMRFSIRRFGGPTPETPVSVQQIHATFDHAFAVLRSAFGPQH, encoded by the coding sequence GTGAGATCGTTGGGTCTTCGGGAGCGCAAGAAGCTCGCCACACGCAAGACGCTGCAGCGCGAGACCGTGCGGCTCGTGGTCGAGCACGGACTCGACCACGTGACGGTCGAGGACGTCGCCGCCGCCGCCGACGTATCCGAGCGGACCTTCTTCAACTACTTCTCCTCCAAGGAGGAGGCCCTCGTCGGCGACGGACCCCCTCGCCCCCTGGAGGAGGCACGGGAGACCTTCGTGGGGGGCGGCCCGACCGGTGAACTCACCGAGGACCTCAAACGGCTCCTCATCTCGCCTCTGGAGGACGAGTCCGACATCGGCCCGTTCTTCGAGGACCTACGGCTGCGCATGCGGCTCATCGAGTTGGAACCGCAGCTGGTACCGAAGCTCAAGGCCGCCTTCGCCGCGGGAGAGCAGGAAATCTCGGAGACGCTCGCCGAGCGCCTCGGGGACGACCCGGGTGACATCCGGCCGCAGATCCTGGCGGAAGTGGGGATGACCGCGATGCGCTTCTCCATCCGCCGCTTCGGCGGGCCAACGCCCGAAACGCCAGTGAGCGTCCAGCAGATCCACGCGACGTTCGACCACGCCTTCGCGGTGCTGCGCTCCGCTTTCGGACCGCAGCACTGA
- a CDS encoding MDR family MFS transporter: MASTHTDAELPDPPPAQEQPSGPLTRRQVNWVFLGVMLTMLLGALDQTIVSTALPTIVGELNGLENLSWVVTAYILAATVGMPIYGKAGDLFGRKVVFQFSIVVFLIGSILSGIAQDMPQLIGFRALQGIGGGGLMIGAQAIIGEVVSARERGKYMGFMGAVFGIASVAGPLLGGLFTDHLNWRWIFYINLPLGALALTVTALVLKLPKPANNKPKLDYLGTLLLATASVCIVLFTSWGGGEYAWDSPVIIGLGAGVLVAGALFVLAESRAQDPIIPLRLFRDRDFVLTSLIGVTIGIAMFSTVAYLPTFLQMVNGVSATESGLRMLPMVAGMLTATVTTGRIIAATGRYKIWPILGTGTVMVGLTLLSLMDAESSYAYNASGMLVLGLGVGMVMQNLVLIVQNTAPYRDLGTATSANNYFRQIGASFGISVFGSIFVSRLNDEMSQLPPEMAGRLDVQGGEAGISSMTPDMLRAFPEPVRDFIVHAFAGALPPVFRYAVPIVLVGFVLSFFLREKPLSTSVGATEGSRDADGETAEHPAPVTAND; this comes from the coding sequence ATGGCATCCACCCACACCGACGCCGAGTTACCCGACCCGCCGCCCGCGCAGGAGCAGCCGTCCGGTCCGCTGACCCGCAGGCAGGTCAACTGGGTGTTCCTCGGCGTCATGCTGACCATGCTGCTCGGGGCGCTGGACCAGACCATCGTCTCCACCGCCCTGCCCACGATCGTCGGCGAGCTCAACGGCCTGGAGAACCTCTCCTGGGTCGTCACCGCCTACATACTCGCCGCGACCGTGGGCATGCCGATCTACGGGAAGGCCGGCGACCTTTTCGGCCGTAAGGTCGTGTTCCAGTTCTCCATCGTCGTTTTCCTGATCGGTTCCATACTGTCCGGAATCGCCCAGGACATGCCCCAGCTCATCGGTTTCCGGGCCTTGCAGGGCATAGGCGGCGGAGGGCTCATGATCGGGGCCCAGGCGATCATCGGCGAGGTCGTCTCCGCTCGCGAACGCGGCAAGTACATGGGCTTCATGGGGGCCGTGTTCGGCATCGCCTCCGTGGCCGGCCCTCTCCTCGGCGGCCTGTTCACCGACCACCTGAACTGGCGCTGGATCTTCTACATCAACCTTCCCCTGGGTGCTCTGGCCCTCACCGTCACGGCGCTCGTCCTCAAACTGCCGAAACCCGCCAACAACAAACCCAAACTGGACTATCTCGGGACGCTGCTCCTCGCCACCGCCAGCGTCTGCATCGTCCTGTTCACGAGTTGGGGCGGCGGCGAGTACGCCTGGGACAGCCCGGTCATCATCGGGCTCGGGGCCGGTGTGCTGGTGGCCGGCGCGCTGTTCGTCCTGGCCGAGTCCCGTGCGCAGGACCCCATCATCCCGCTGCGCCTCTTCCGTGACCGCGACTTCGTGCTGACCTCCCTCATCGGGGTCACCATCGGAATCGCGATGTTCTCCACGGTCGCCTACCTGCCCACGTTCCTGCAGATGGTGAACGGCGTCAGCGCCACCGAGTCGGGGCTCAGGATGCTTCCCATGGTCGCCGGCATGCTCACCGCCACCGTCACCACCGGCCGAATCATCGCCGCCACCGGCCGGTACAAGATATGGCCGATCCTGGGAACCGGCACCGTGATGGTGGGACTGACGCTGCTCTCCCTGATGGACGCCGAGTCCTCCTACGCCTACAACGCCAGCGGGATGCTGGTGCTCGGCCTGGGGGTCGGCATGGTCATGCAGAACCTGGTGCTGATCGTGCAGAACACGGCACCGTACCGGGACCTGGGCACCGCCACCTCGGCCAACAACTACTTCCGGCAGATCGGGGCGTCGTTCGGTATCTCGGTGTTCGGTTCGATATTCGTGTCCCGGTTGAACGACGAGATGTCCCAGCTCCCGCCGGAGATGGCCGGACGGCTGGACGTCCAGGGGGGCGAGGCCGGCATCAGCTCGATGACGCCGGACATGCTGCGGGCCTTCCCCGAACCGGTGCGCGACTTCATCGTGCACGCCTTCGCCGGCGCGCTACCGCCGGTTTTCCGCTACGCGGTGCCGATCGTCCTCGTCGGTTTCGTCCTCTCCTTCTTCCTCCGGGAGAAACCCCTGTCGACCAGCGTCGGCGCGACGGAAGGCTCCCGGGACGCGGACGGGGAGACCGCGGAGCACCCGGCCCCCGTCACGGCGAACGACTGA
- a CDS encoding ABC transporter ATP-binding protein has product MSAHGTDQGSPVIEAADVDLVRSGKRILDTVNVAVRPGEHWALLGPNGAGKSTLLGLLGAQQHPTRGSVTVLGHRLGRVDVRELRGHIGHVTPHHDLRSPLSGRNVVLTGASGSIELPPRWSPTPEQERRADSLMESLGIASLREAPWTTLSHGERGRVLIARALMPTPRLLLLDEPAAGLDVAAREQLLSSLDRLTHERPELATVLVTHHLEELPASTTHAALLRGGQVVAAGESGDVLTSKLVTTCFDHPIAIEHRDGRWNARAGTAGPR; this is encoded by the coding sequence TTGAGCGCACACGGCACCGACCAGGGTTCCCCCGTCATCGAGGCCGCGGACGTGGACCTCGTCCGCTCCGGAAAGCGGATCCTGGACACGGTGAACGTCGCCGTACGCCCCGGCGAGCACTGGGCACTGCTGGGACCCAACGGAGCGGGGAAGAGCACCCTGCTCGGCCTGCTGGGCGCGCAGCAGCACCCCACCCGGGGTTCCGTCACCGTGCTGGGCCACCGGTTGGGGCGCGTGGACGTGCGCGAGCTGCGCGGCCACATCGGCCACGTGACACCCCACCACGACCTCCGTTCCCCCCTGAGCGGGAGGAACGTGGTCCTGACCGGGGCGAGTGGCAGCATCGAGCTTCCGCCGCGCTGGTCCCCGACGCCCGAACAGGAGCGGCGGGCCGACAGCCTCATGGAGTCGCTCGGGATCGCCTCCCTGCGGGAGGCCCCCTGGACGACGCTCTCGCACGGGGAACGCGGTCGGGTGCTCATCGCGCGGGCGCTCATGCCCACTCCCCGGCTACTGCTGTTGGACGAGCCGGCCGCCGGCCTGGACGTCGCCGCCCGGGAGCAACTGCTCTCCAGCCTCGACCGGCTCACCCACGAGCGCCCCGAGCTGGCGACCGTTCTGGTGACCCACCACCTCGAGGAGCTGCCCGCCAGTACCACCCACGCGGCGCTGCTGCGCGGCGGGCAGGTCGTGGCCGCCGGGGAGAGCGGTGACGTCCTCACGTCGAAGCTGGTGACGACCTGCTTCGACCATCCGATCGCGATCGAACACCGCGACGGCCGGTGGAACGCCCGCGCCGGCACGGCCGGTCCGCGCTAG
- a CDS encoding antitoxin has translation MARLFDKAKQAASENSNRIAEGVRKAAETAKQKTGGKYDDKIDKAKRTAEGYLPKQDDEGGDSQGSGGRS, from the coding sequence ATGGCTAGGTTGTTCGACAAGGCCAAGCAGGCGGCGAGCGAGAACAGCAACAGGATCGCCGAGGGCGTGCGCAAGGCCGCGGAGACCGCCAAGCAGAAAACCGGCGGCAAGTACGACGACAAGATCGACAAGGCGAAGAGAACCGCGGAAGGCTACCTGCCCAAGCAGGACGACGAGGGCGGGGACAGCCAGGGGTCCGGCGGGCGGTCCTAG
- the mgtE gene encoding magnesium transporter → MTNDGSSAELTELVETNDLTGIRLWLAEHPPYEIADELERMDSHLAIIPFRLLDKDRELEVFEELDPVHQQEILLGLRDTAFHELLEEMDPDDRARLIGEVPAKVATRALAGLSPSQRKMTAALLGYPEGSVGRYMTPETVILHRDITVGRALEVVRAKGADTETVYILPVVDDGRRLAGTVELSELVVSDDSVLIKDLVDILVPRVSATDPAEDAARLMQQANLIALPVVDSEERLVGMLTFDDALELIEAADSEDIARQSGASPVAGNYVAASIIRLARARSVWLLLLIVAATLTVNVMQAFESTLEEVTALAMFVPMLTGTGGNVGSQSATAVVRALAVGEVRIRDLPGVAWKECRVGFVLGIMLACIALVIGTALVGSDIAVVVGVTVIAICTWAAVIGSTMPLLARRVGVDPAVVSAPLVSTLVDATGLLIYFSIARVILGI, encoded by the coding sequence TTGACCAACGACGGGTCCAGTGCGGAACTGACCGAGCTGGTCGAAACCAACGACCTGACCGGAATCCGGCTTTGGCTCGCCGAACATCCCCCCTACGAGATCGCCGACGAGCTGGAACGCATGGACAGCCACCTGGCGATCATCCCGTTCCGGCTGTTGGACAAGGACCGCGAGCTGGAGGTTTTCGAGGAGCTCGACCCGGTCCACCAGCAGGAGATCCTGTTGGGGCTGCGCGACACGGCCTTCCACGAGCTGCTGGAGGAGATGGACCCGGACGACCGCGCCCGCCTCATCGGCGAGGTCCCGGCCAAGGTCGCCACCCGCGCGCTCGCCGGCCTGAGCCCCAGCCAGCGCAAGATGACCGCAGCGCTGCTCGGTTACCCCGAGGGCTCGGTCGGCCGGTACATGACCCCGGAAACGGTCATCCTGCACCGCGACATCACCGTCGGCCGCGCCCTGGAGGTCGTACGGGCCAAGGGAGCCGACACCGAGACGGTGTACATCCTCCCCGTCGTCGACGACGGGCGCCGACTCGCCGGGACGGTCGAGCTCAGTGAGCTCGTGGTCAGCGACGACAGCGTCCTGATCAAGGATCTGGTGGACATCCTGGTGCCGCGGGTGAGCGCGACCGATCCCGCGGAGGACGCCGCCCGCCTGATGCAGCAGGCCAACCTCATCGCCCTGCCGGTCGTGGACTCCGAAGAGCGGCTCGTGGGCATGCTGACGTTCGACGACGCCCTGGAACTGATCGAGGCGGCCGACTCGGAGGACATCGCCCGCCAGTCCGGTGCCAGCCCGGTCGCGGGGAACTACGTCGCCGCGAGCATCATCCGGTTGGCGCGGGCCCGCTCCGTGTGGCTGCTGCTGCTGATCGTGGCAGCCACCCTCACGGTCAACGTCATGCAGGCGTTCGAGTCGACGCTGGAGGAGGTCACGGCCCTGGCCATGTTCGTCCCGATGCTGACCGGCACCGGGGGGAACGTGGGCTCGCAGTCCGCCACGGCCGTGGTGCGGGCGCTGGCCGTCGGTGAGGTCCGTATCCGGGATCTCCCCGGTGTGGCGTGGAAGGAGTGCCGGGTCGGCTTCGTACTGGGCATCATGCTCGCCTGTATCGCCCTCGTCATCGGCACCGCGCTCGTGGGGTCCGACATCGCCGTCGTCGTGGGGGTCACGGTGATCGCGATCTGCACGTGGGCGGCCGTGATCGGCAGCACCATGCCGCTACTGGCCCGCAGGGTGGGGGTGGACCCGGCTGTCGTCTCCGCCCCCCTGGTGTCGACGCTGGTCGACGCGACCGGCTTGCTGATCTACTTCTCCATCGCCCGGGTCATCCTCGGTATTTGA
- a CDS encoding PP2C family protein-serine/threonine phosphatase, translating into MNASPAARLLRRTRSLGQRVTAALKRKVLFRYRLVLITLVMLAVAIGAGAVWGPTGWFPPSAVILNVLAGGLLLKRKSLAFLLAVVAAVLLFTAFALDVGRVGPGLLVTIGVTAVLAYLLSGVRERLGVQGLSGERMLLELRDRLFSQGKLPELPEGWGSQTVLRQAGGSSFGGDFLVSTRRGNRLELAVVDVSGKGVDAGTRALLVSGAFGGLIGSVPSGDFLAHCNEYLLRTALGEGFVTAVHLSIDLDTGEYLLTSAGHPPAVQFDSRTATWSTADAKGVVLGILPDMTYAPVSGRLRRGDAIMLYTDGLIETPGEDMDAGVERLLVTAGRLPAAGFAEGASQMVDTLSRGKNDDTALVVIWRS; encoded by the coding sequence ATGAACGCCTCCCCTGCCGCCAGACTCCTGCGCCGAACGCGGTCCCTGGGACAACGCGTCACCGCGGCGCTGAAGCGTAAAGTGCTGTTCCGCTACCGGCTGGTACTCATCACGCTGGTGATGTTGGCCGTGGCCATCGGTGCCGGCGCGGTGTGGGGGCCCACCGGATGGTTCCCGCCCAGCGCCGTCATCCTCAACGTGCTGGCCGGGGGCCTGCTGCTGAAACGCAAGAGCCTGGCGTTCCTGCTCGCCGTCGTCGCAGCGGTGCTGCTGTTCACCGCCTTCGCCCTGGACGTGGGCCGGGTCGGCCCCGGCCTGCTGGTGACGATCGGTGTCACCGCCGTGTTGGCCTACCTGCTTTCCGGCGTTCGGGAACGGCTCGGCGTCCAGGGGCTCAGCGGGGAGCGGATGCTGCTCGAACTCCGCGACCGGCTGTTTTCCCAGGGGAAGCTTCCCGAGCTCCCCGAGGGGTGGGGAAGCCAGACGGTGCTGCGGCAGGCGGGCGGGTCGTCCTTCGGCGGGGACTTCCTCGTCTCCACCCGTCGCGGGAACCGCCTGGAACTGGCGGTGGTGGACGTCTCCGGGAAGGGCGTGGACGCGGGAACGCGCGCCCTGCTGGTGTCCGGGGCCTTCGGGGGGCTCATCGGTTCGGTCCCCAGTGGGGACTTCCTCGCGCACTGCAACGAGTACCTGCTGCGTACCGCCCTCGGGGAGGGGTTCGTCACCGCCGTGCACCTCAGTATCGACCTGGACACCGGCGAGTACCTGCTGACCTCGGCCGGCCATCCCCCCGCCGTACAGTTCGACAGCCGGACGGCCACCTGGAGCACGGCCGACGCCAAGGGCGTGGTGCTGGGCATCCTTCCCGACATGACCTACGCTCCGGTCAGCGGGCGTCTGCGTCGCGGTGACGCGATCATGCTCTACACCGACGGGCTCATCGAGACACCGGGCGAGGACATGGACGCCGGGGTGGAACGGCTCCTCGTCACCGCCGGGAGGTTGCCCGCCGCCGGGTTCGCGGAGGGCGCCTCCCAGATGGTGGACACGTTGAGCAGGGGGAAGAATGACGACACCGCTCTCGTCGTCATCTGGCGCTCCTGA
- a CDS encoding GNAT family N-acetyltransferase: MTFSHAPQEPVTTTAPDSWTVRTIDEAEIPAFRQVASEALNIPLARQRIPLSQELIDSGRALAADLDGHIVGTTVAHPFTMTLPGGPRPVAGVSAVGVSPTHRRRGALSALMRRQLADLRSGNEAVAALFASEGGIYRRFGYGPASRAGRVVVRVREAALRRDVPRDPGLRIRLCDPEDVREQLGSVHRAAALERVGEFQRDGHWWDKVLSDSQDQQDGCTGLRCALVEGDQGPQGYALYRVKQQWDEHWVADSRLWLREVYATTPAARALLWEHVLTRDLVSTVTADSLARDDALYWLLSDPHQARTTVSHGLWVRLVDVRRALEQRSYAAPVDMTLEVTDATCPENAGRWHLSAGPDGAHCASTDRGADLSVDVAELGAAYLGDVRLGSHRAAGLLTEHTDGAVERLDTALSRSADAHCRLVF; encoded by the coding sequence ATGACTTTTTCGCACGCTCCACAAGAACCGGTCACCACGACCGCCCCGGATTCGTGGACGGTCCGGACGATCGACGAGGCGGAGATCCCGGCGTTCCGCCAGGTGGCGAGCGAGGCCCTGAACATCCCGCTCGCCCGCCAGCGGATCCCCCTGAGCCAGGAACTGATCGACTCCGGCCGCGCCCTCGCTGCCGACCTCGACGGCCACATCGTCGGCACCACGGTCGCGCACCCGTTCACCATGACACTGCCGGGCGGCCCCCGGCCGGTGGCGGGCGTCTCCGCCGTGGGCGTCTCCCCCACCCACCGCCGCCGGGGAGCTCTCAGCGCCCTCATGCGCCGCCAGCTCGCCGACCTCCGGTCGGGGAACGAGGCGGTCGCGGCGCTGTTCGCCAGCGAGGGCGGGATATACCGGAGGTTCGGCTACGGTCCGGCCTCGCGGGCGGGGCGAGTCGTCGTCCGTGTCCGCGAGGCCGCGTTGCGCCGGGACGTGCCGCGCGACCCCGGTCTGCGGATCCGGCTGTGCGACCCCGAGGACGTCCGCGAGCAACTGGGGAGTGTGCACCGGGCGGCGGCGCTGGAACGGGTGGGCGAGTTCCAGCGCGACGGTCACTGGTGGGACAAGGTGCTGTCCGACTCCCAGGACCAGCAGGACGGTTGCACCGGTCTGAGGTGCGCGCTCGTCGAGGGGGACCAGGGGCCGCAGGGCTACGCGCTGTACCGGGTGAAGCAGCAGTGGGACGAACACTGGGTGGCCGACTCCCGCCTGTGGCTACGCGAGGTGTACGCCACCACCCCGGCCGCACGGGCCCTCCTGTGGGAGCACGTGCTCACGCGTGACCTGGTCTCCACGGTCACGGCCGACTCCCTCGCGCGCGACGACGCGCTGTACTGGCTGCTCTCCGACCCGCACCAGGCGCGGACGACGGTCAGCCACGGCCTGTGGGTCCGGTTGGTGGACGTGCGACGCGCGCTGGAGCAGCGCTCCTACGCCGCGCCGGTCGACATGACCCTGGAGGTCACCGACGCCACCTGTCCGGAGAACGCAGGGCGCTGGCACCTGTCAGCCGGTCCGGATGGGGCGCACTGCGCCAGCACCGACCGCGGTGCGGACCTGAGCGTGGACGTCGCCGAACTCGGCGCGGCCTACCTGGGCGACGTCCGGCTGGGTTCCCACCGGGCGGCCGGTCTGCTCACCGAGCACACCGATGGCGCCGTGGAACGGCTGGACACCGCGCTGTCCCGCTCCGCCGACGCGCACTGCAGGCTGGTCTTCTGA
- a CDS encoding ribose-5-phosphate isomerase → MRVYLGSDHAGYELKQRLASHLADSDHEVVDIGPAVYDGEDDYPPFVLRAAEGVVADPGSLGIVIGGSGNGEQMAANKVAGVRAALAWSEETARLAREHNDANVLSIGGRMHSTEESLRFAEVFLSTPYSGEKRHTRRIEMLNDYERTGELPPLP, encoded by the coding sequence GTGCGTGTATACCTTGGATCCGACCATGCCGGTTACGAACTGAAACAGCGCCTGGCCTCCCACCTCGCCGACTCCGACCACGAGGTCGTCGACATCGGCCCCGCCGTTTACGACGGGGAGGACGACTACCCGCCGTTCGTCCTGCGCGCCGCGGAGGGCGTCGTCGCCGACCCCGGTTCCCTGGGGATCGTCATCGGCGGCTCCGGTAACGGTGAGCAGATGGCGGCGAACAAAGTGGCGGGTGTCCGTGCCGCTCTGGCGTGGAGCGAGGAGACGGCGCGTCTGGCCCGTGAGCACAATGACGCCAACGTGCTCAGCATCGGTGGCCGGATGCACAGCACGGAGGAGTCGCTGCGTTTCGCCGAGGTGTTCCTGTCCACTCCCTACAGCGGTGAGAAGCGGCACACCCGGCGGATCGAGATGCTCAACGACTACGAGCGCACGGGCGAGCTTCCGCCCCTGCCCTGA